Genomic DNA from Shouchella patagoniensis:
ATGGGGAGTTACTCTCTTTTCTGACGATGTCCTGCAATTTAAAAAGCTTGTCTATGAAATGCGCTTTGATGAGGTATCTGCTCGTTATGGCGAGTTTGGCTCCTTTTATGTCGGTAATATTCTCCCATCAGAACAACTTAGTGCCTATTTCCATGTATAAAAACAAAAAAAAACCTCTGAGATTATGAACTGTAACCCGAAAAATGGACACTTTAAAAAAGTCCATCTTTCGGGTTTTTTGTGTTCTTTTTTACAACAGACCCGTTATAATCAAATCAAATGAGAAGAACGGGGAATGAAAAATGAGTAAACGAATTTTTACTACCTTTGAACAACAACAGTTAGAGAGTCATCCATCTGTTCATCATGTTTCTGATCGTTCAATTAGTTATTCAGCCGATTTTAAGGTGAAAGCTGTTCGAGAAAATCTTTCAGGAAAAGGACCAACGGCTATTTTTCTCGATCATGAATTTGATTTAGAGGTCATAGGTTCTGATAAACCTAAAGAATGTTTAAAACGATGGAGATCGATCTATAAAAGCTATGGAGAAGAGGGATTTTATACAGAGCGTCGGGGGAAGGGGAGCACAGGGCGTCCTTCTTCAAAAGTCTTAACGGCAGAAGAAAAATTAAAAAAAGCGGAAGCGCGTATAGCCCTCTTAGAGATGGAGAATGATTTTCTAAAAAAGCTCGACGAACTAGAAAGGCAGGCGAAGAAGAAGCATTAACTCTATCAGAGTCGTTTCAGTTAATCGAACAAACCATTAGAAAATACCAGCTTAAAGGAATGGTCACCTTTCTTTGTGAAATGGCAGGAGTAAAACGTACAAGCTACTACGCGTGGTTATCATCTGAAGACAAGCGTATTCAACGTGAGCAATGTGATGAAGCAGATTACAAACTTCTTAATACCCTTTACGAACAAGGAAAGAAAAAAGATGGTGGACGTCAATTAAAGATGAAATTAGAGCATGATTATGGAGTAACGA
This window encodes:
- a CDS encoding IS3 family transposase (programmed frameshift) codes for the protein MSKRIFTTFEQQQLESHPSVHHVSDRSISYSADFKVKAVRENLSGKGPTAIFLDHEFDLEVIGSDKPKECLKRWRSIYKSYGEEGFYTERRGKGSTGRPSSKVLTAEEKLKKAEARIALLEMENDFPKKARRTRKAGEEEALTLSESFQLIEQTIRKYQLKGMVTFLCEMAGVKRTSYYAWLSSEDKRIQREQCDEADYKLLNTLYEQGKKKDGGRQLKMKLEHDYGVTMNLKKIFRLTRKFHIQATIRRKNPYKQLAKATQEHKTCTNLVNRKFVQLPGAVLLTDITYLYLADGTKVYFSCVKDGTTREIVAHYLSTSLGMSIVYKTLQRLKDVSDGNLLPGALLHSDQGFHYTHPVYQKRVKKLGLTQSMSRRGNCLDNASMESFFGLFKDHVQAKACRTLFELKSKVEDFIDYYNSDRYQWGLKRMTPEQYRGHLLAA